In Scleropages formosus chromosome 10, fSclFor1.1, whole genome shotgun sequence, a single genomic region encodes these proteins:
- the LOC108924622 gene encoding extracellular calcium-sensing receptor-like produces the protein MAMVFAVEQINRDPWLLPGVSLGYRILDSCSKHPWALGGGLSLVSGGGHNCSQVVGVPVIIGDASSTQSITLSTTLGPLGVPMVSYQASCACLSNRLQFPNFFRTIPSDFYQSRTMAQLVRRFGWTWVGAVAVNNDYGLLGVQVFSEEVKAAGVCLAFFETFSRETLASDLPRLVRVIRESEARVVIIFAWYTDAGALLAELARCNVTNRVFLASEAWSTSDSLLQDPALASIGRGVLGIAVRAAPIPGLEQYLRGVRPSQYPGSAVLRSLWEETFGCSPSEAGHKLLPPCGGMETLQTVQSTFVDTSQLRITYNVYLAVYAVAHALHNLLACSRESTPYRKPQCGLGQNIEPRQLLHYLDKVHFTTQLGQDFYFEGGDSQVVYDIVNWQASLDGLLQYTTVGHVEGPYLILNDSAIVWPSGRDTVPQSICTEPCHPGTRKATRKGEPICCFDCLPCADGAVHCDRCPPAFWSNAHHNECIARQVDFLSFDDSMGITLMGVSVSGAFVTVAVGAVFLYHRHTPLVRANNSELSFMLLLALALCFLCALLFVGRPSPWSCKAQHLAFGVSFVLCLSCILVKTIVVVMAFRSTRPGAHAVKWFGLVQQRASVLFFTCIQAAICTAWLSLSPPHPHTNTGLQGSKVILECTVGSALGFGCVLGYIGLLAAVCFLLAFLARKLPDNFNEAKFITFSMLIFCAVWVAFVPAYVSSPGRYTVAVEIFAILASASGLLFCIFAPKCYIIVLMPENNTKKFLMGRKSSHQ, from the exons ATGGCCATGGTGTTCGCTGTGGAGCAGATTAACCGCGACCCTTGGCTCCTCCCGGGTGTCTCGCTGGGATACCGCATCCTGGACAGCTGCTCCAAGCACCCCTGGGCCCTCGGAGGGGGGCTCTCTTTGGTCAGTGGGGGAGGACACAACTGCAGCCAGGTGGTCGGGGTCCCGGTCATCATCGGGGATGCCTCCTCCACCCAGTCTATCACTCTGTCCACCACATTGGGACCGCTGGGCGTCCCGATG GTCAGCTACCAGGCCAGCTGCGCGTGCCTCAGCAACAGGCTACAGTTTCCCAATTTCTTCCGGACGATTCCCAGCGACTTCTACCAATCGCGGACGATGGCACAGCTGGTGAGGCGCTTTGGCTGGACCTGGGTGGGTGCCGTCGCCGTCAACAACGACTACGGGCTGCTGGGCGTCCAGGTGTTCTCTGAGGAAGTGAAGGCGGCCGGCGTGTGCCTGGCCTTCTTTGAGACCTTCTCCCGCGAGACGCTGGCGAGTGACCTGCCGCGACTGGTCAGGGTGATCCGTGAGTCCGAGGCCCGCGTGGTCATCATCTTTGCCTGGTACACGGACGCAGGGGCGCTGCTGGCTGAACTGGCTCGCTGCAATGTTACCAACCGTGTGTTTCTGGCCAGCGAAGCCTGGAGCACCAGCGACAGTCTGCTGCAGGACCCAGCGCTCGCCTCGATAGGGCGCGGAGTGCTGGGCATTGCGGTCCGTGCTGCACCCATTCCAGGGCTGGAGCAGTACCTGCGTGGCGTCCGGCCCTCCCAGTACCCTGGAAGCGCCGTGCTCAGGTCTCTGTGGGAGGAGACGTTTGGATGCAGCCCGAGTGAGGCAGGCCACAAATTGCTGCCCCCTTGTGGAGGGATGGAGACACTGCAGACAGTTCAGAGCACCTTTGTAGACACGTCGCAGCTGAGGATCACTTACAACGTATACCTGGCGGTGTACGCAGTAGCCCATGCCTTGCACAACCTGCTTGCCTGCAGCCGTGAGAGCACTCCCTACAGGAAGCCGCAGTGTGGTCTTGGCCAAAATATTGAACCCAGACAG CTGCTGCACTACCTGGATAAAGTGCACTTCACCACCCAGCTGGGCCAGGACTTCTACTTTGAGGGCGGTGACAGCCAAGTGGTGTACGACATAGTAAATTGGCAAGCCAGTCTGGATGGTTTACTGCAGTACACCACCGTTGGCCATGTGGAGGGACCCTATCTCATCCTCAATGACTCAGCCATCGTCTGGCCCTCCGGGAGGGACACT GTCCCTCAGTCTATTTGCACGGAGCCATGTCACCCCGGGACACGCAAGGCCACCAGGAAGGGCGAGCCCATCTGCTGTTTTGACTGCTTGCCTTGTGCAGATG GAGCTGTGCACTGTGACCGTTGTCCGCCGGCGTTCTGGTCCAATGCGCACCACAACGAGTGCATCGCTCGGCAGGTGGACTTCCTGTCCTTCGACGACTCCATGGGCATCACCCTGATGGGCGTGTCTGTGTCCGGGGCATTCGTGACGGTGGCTGTGGGAGCCGTGTTCCTGTACCACAGGCACACGCCGCTGGTGCGCGCCAATAACTCGGAGCTGAGCTTCATGCTGCTCCTGGCGCTTGCACTCTGCTTCCTGTGTGCGCTACTCTTTGTGGGCCGGCCCTCGCCCTGGTCCTGCAAGGCTCAGCACCTGGCCTTTGGCGTCAGCTTTGTACTTTGCCTGTCCTGCATCCTCGTGAAGACCATTGTGGTGGTGATGGCGTTCCGCTCCACCCGGCCCGGTGCTCATGCCGTCAAGTGGTTCGGGCTGGTCCAGCAGCGAGCCAGCGTGCTCTTCTTCACCTGTATCCAGGCTGCCATCTGCACTGCCTGGCTGTCCCTGAGCCCCCCGCACCCACACACCAATACTGGCCTCCAAGGTTCCAAGGTCATATTGGAGTGCACCGTGGGTTCGGCCCTGGGGTTCGGCTGCGTGCTCGGCTACATCGGCCTGCTGGCGGCCGTCTGCTTCTTGCTCGCCTTCCTGGCTAGGAAGCTGCCCGACAACTTCAACGAGGCCAAGTTCATCACCTTCAGCATGCTCATTTTCTGCGCCGTGTGGGTCGCATTCGTACCTGCCTATGTCAGCTCCCCGGGAAGGTACACGGTTGCCGTGGAGATCTTCGCCATCCTGGCCTCCGCCTCTGGCCTCCTCTTCTGCATTTTTGCCCCGAAGTGCTACATCATTGTACTGATGCCGGAGAACAACACTAAGAAGTTCCTGATGGGGAGAAAGTCTTCACATCAGTGA
- the plch1 gene encoding LOW QUALITY PROTEIN: 1-phosphatidylinositol 4,5-bisphosphate phosphodiesterase eta-1 (The sequence of the model RefSeq protein was modified relative to this genomic sequence to represent the inferred CDS: deleted 1 base in 1 codon), with product MNSKRIGRQPSLLYCRHFLADNSTFHVERCMGVMQSGTQMVKLKNGSKGLVRLFYLDEHRSCIRWRPSRKSEKAKITIDSLYKVMEGCQSDIFHRHAEGNFDSSCCFTIYHGNHMESLDLVTSNPEEARTWVTGLRYLMAGISDEDSLAKRQRTHDQWMKQTFEEADKNGDGLLNIEEIYQLLHKINVNLPRRKVKQMFQEADTDDQQGTLTYEEFSVFYKMMSLRRDLYLLLMAYSDRKDHLTAEDLGNFLRTEQKMTSVTTEYCLDIVEKFEVSEENKQKGVLGIEGFTSFMRSPTCDVFNPLHHQVNQDMDQPLCNYYIASSHNTYLTGDQLLSNSKTDMYAWVLQNGCRCVEVDCWDGPDGEPMVQHGYTLTSKITFKAVVETINKYAFINNEYPVVLSIENHCTIQQQKKMARYLQEIFGDKLDLGGALNKDSKQLPSPNLLKGKILIKGKRLPSYLSADADEGEVSDDDSADEIEDGFKLKNSSSNGHNQHQVESVIRKKLDSLLKESRIGDKEDTDSFSIRALLQATHKGLQGSLKQNSSLKDSGRKAPSRSFISNLKQKRHSKSRFRCQSMEMDEDGQQEMGHFNRVGRRRKTIKLSRDLSDLVVFTNSIAAQDSLEESTPLDVLSFSETRAQHLVHHQAERFVSFNQRQLSRIYPSAYRIDSSNFNPQTYWNVGCQLVALNYQTEGRMMQLNRAKFLVNGNSGYVLKPPPMCKGSFSPFSDDPLPACPKKQLLLKIISGQQLPKPPDSMLGDRGEIIDPFVEVEIIGLPVDCCKEQTRVVDDNGFNPVWEETLSFTLHMPELALVRFLVWDHDPIGRDFVGQRTVAFSSLMPGYRHVYLEGLTEASVFVHVTVHDMFGKWSPLVLNPSYTILHFLGAHKGRQLRGIKGLFSRGSRSCADAPPGPPLRKRSISQQLLRRTASAPAKGRKKAKPLPPPDGEGVMAPPPARPPRAPLRHRPISMPLEKQLQGSLVLSPSEQDGPVPISEAPPETAFCERPRSSSVDLLIEISASPKSRDLPPPSALALSLTPPPTEDPCGSHLGLEGMLDRGQLDYFSSMGHTAPQYRTMQHHPGTLALPGGSAEWTTFSEGERQVLNPDASASLQQSVARSARLSEVSLQDSALSQLIDAVSLGNGEDTYGSISALIGQIDVTGEQNSLTVVSNTPGVNGHNFTLTLDGVSPPDTHDAFDTPLFSSPETTDPAIYTILDEVVLSPVSVYNLNEQTVQNLALEPKENTSVGSLDPSPTKPPRSQGSVPGDSWTSRCLETQYSWDPARGPWKGFGFEKGWDSFYSPSPMEQAKVPWRSTSGCTNSTASDRFVLCQDSANSSLMEVEINVDGDPQDVTLTSPGWRPWWADLNTSQGYHMVNGAPMRPCSDSITCARTEQHRSANSLHKHGDCSRNGGWVSKGFQLPERTHKCHSTQSSSPPYDWPRFHTSEHATVSPDLTAHLPGPTYSPAPSPCMSKSLGDLTSEDISCNFQSKYKFISRSFKAEGTGGRKQPGSLAERLPSADPLTEQLRRLVSFDQDECSSPHPSPLPEHPRVLSRKLSSRSQSRVRHIASRARERQQEVGQPRFVGTPCGTRGVVLRTKATAHHHPANRHSTGSYIIRYLEQREDRGLPEGSCTTPLLAKGDRCWAGETAPPADCCQPSEPEVYFLLRL from the exons TTGAGCGATGCATGGGTGTCATGCAGTCCGGGACCCAAATGGTCAAGCTGAAGAACGGTTCCAAAGGGCTCGTGCGACTCTTCTACCTGGACGAGCACCGGTCCTGCATTCGCTGGCGCCCATCCCGGAAGAGCGAGAAGGCCAAGA tCACGATCGACTCGCTGTACAAGGTGATGGAGGGCTGCCAGTCTGACATTTTCCACCGGCATGCTGAGGGAAACTTTgactccagctgctgcttcacCATTTACCATGGCAACCACATGGAATCCCTAGATCTGGTGACCTCGAACCCTGAGGAGGCACGCACCTGGGTCACTGGGCTCAGGTACCTCATGGCAGGAATCAGCGATGAGGATTCACTGGCCAAGAGGCAGCGCACCCACGACCA GTGGATGAAACAGACATTTGAGGAGGCGGACAAGAATGGAGACGGCCTCCTGAACATTGAAGAGATCTACCAGCTGCTGCACAAGATCAATGTCAACCTGCCCCGGCGGAAGGTCAAGCAGATGTTCCAG GAAGCAGACACAGATGACCAGCAGGGCACGCTGACCTACGAGGAGTTCAGTGTCTTCTACAAGATGATGTCGCTGCGCAGGGACCTGTACCTGCTGCTCATGGCCTACAGCGACAGGAAGGACCATCTGACCGCTGAGGACCTCGGAAACTTCCTGCGCACGGAGCAGAAG ATGACCAGTGTGACCACAGAGTACTGCCTGGACATCGTCGAAAAGTTTGAGGTGTCTGAAGAGAATAAGCAGAAGGGTGTCCTGGGCATCGAAG GCTTCACCAGCTTCATGCGAAGCCCCACCTGCGATGTGTtcaacccgctgcatcaccaggTGAACCAGGACATGGACCAGCCGCTGTGTAACTACTACATCGCCTCGTCTCACAATACCTACCTGACGGGGGACCAGCTGCTCTCCAACTCCAAGACGGACATGTACGCCTGGGTGCTGCAGAACGGCTGCCGCTGTGTGGAAG TGGACTGCTGGGACGGT CCTGATGGAGAACCCATGGTCCAGCACGGCTACACCCTCACCTCCAAGATCACATTCAAAGCTGTTGTGGAGACCATCAACAAGTACGCTTTCATCAACAACGA GTACCCCGTGGTCCTGTCCATAGAGAACCACTGCACCatccagcagcagaagaagatGGCCAGATACCTGCAGGAAATCTTTGGGGACAAGCTGGACCTTGGAGGCGCCCTCAACAAGGACTCAAAGCAGCTGCCCAGTCCCAACCTCCTCAAGGGCAAGATCCTCATCAAG GGGAAGCGTCTGCCCTCGTACTTGTCCGCCGACGCAGATGAGGGCGAAGTGTCGGATGATGACAGTGCTGATGAGATTGAGGATGGCTTCAAGCTGAAGAACAGCAGT AGCAACGGGCACAACCAGCACCAGGTGGAGTCTGTCATCAGGAAAAAGTTGGACTCGCTGCTGAAGGAGTCCCGGATCGGGGACAAGGAGGACACCGACAGCTTCTCCATCCGCGCCCTCCTTCAAGCCACCCACAAGGGCCTGCAGGGCAGCCTGAAGCAG AACTCCAGTCTCAAAGACAGTGGGAGAAAAGCTCCGAGCCGCTCTTTCATCAGCAACCTAAAGCAGAAG CGCCACTCCAAATCCAGGTTCCGGTGTCAGAGTATGGAGATGGATGAAGACggacagcaggagatgggacaTTTCAACAG GGTGGGACGAAGAAGGAAGACCATCAAGCTGAGCAGAGACCTCTCAGACCTCGTGGTGTTCACCAACTCCATTGCTGCCCAGGACAGCCTGGAAGAAA GCACGCCCCTGGACGTCCTGTCCTTCAGCGAGACCCGCGCTCAGCACTTGGTCCACCACCAGGCTGAACGTTTTGTTTCCTTCAACCAGCGGCAGCTGTCACGCATTTACCCTTCGGCGTACCGCATCGACTCGAGCAACTTCAACCCACAGACCTACTGGAATGTGGGCTGCCAGCTgg TGGCTCTCAACTACCAGACCGAAGGGCGCATGATGCAGCTGAATCGCGCCAAGTTCCTCGTCAACGGCAACAGCGGCTACGTCCTGAAGCCGCCTCCCATGTGTAAAG GGTCCTTCAGCCCCTTCTCCGATGACCCTCTCCCTGCGTGTCCGAAGAAGCAGCTTTTGCTGAAGATCATCAGTGGACAGCAACTGCCCAAACCGCCGGACTCCATGCTGGGAGACCGTGGAGAG ATCATCGACCCGTTTGTCGAGGTGGAAATCATCGGTCTTCCAGTGGACTGCTGCAAAGAACAGACGCGGGTGGTGGATGACAACG GGTTTAACCCTGTGTGGGAGGAGACGCTCTCGTTTACGCTGCACATGCCTGAGCTGGCGCTGGTTCGCTTCCTCGTCTGGGACCACGATCCTATCGGGAGAGACTTCGTGGGCCAGAGGACAGTGGCCTTCAGCAGCCTTATGCCAG gtTACCGACACGTTTACCTGGAAGGTCTGACCGAAGCCTCCGTCTTCGTCCACGTCACAGTTCATGACATGTTTGGGAAG TGGAGTCCTCTAGTCCTCAATCCCAGCTATACCATATTGCACTTTCTAGGAGCTCACAAG GGCCGTCAGCTGCGGGGCATTAAAGGCCTCTTCAGCAGAGGTTCCAGGAGCTGTGCGGACGCCCCCCCAGGACCCCCACTGCGCAAACGctccatcagccagcagctgctGCGCCGCACTGCCAGCGCTCCCGCCAAGGGGCGCAAGAAGGCCAAGCCGCTGCCACCACCTGATGGGGAGGGCGTGATGGCCCCCCCGCCCGCCCGGCCGCCCCGAGCCCCCCTGCGACACCGTCCCATCTCCATGCCTCTGGAAAAGCAGCTCCAGGGGTCACTGGTGTTGTCCCCTTCTGAGCAGGATGGACCCGTGCCAATTTCAGAGGCCCCACCTG AAACGGCTTTCTGTGAGAGGCCCCGGTCCTCCTCTGTTGACCTCCTCATTGAGATCTCCGCTTCACCAAAGTCCCGAGACTTGCCACCTCCCTCAGCCCTGGCTCTGTCCCTGACTCCTCCGCCCACTGAGGATCCATGTGGCTCCCACCTCGGCCTTGAAGGCATGTTAGACAGGGGCCAGCTGGACTACTTCAGCAGCATGGGCCACACTGCTCCTCAGTATAGAACCATGCAACACCACCCTGGCACTTTGGCGTTGCCAGGTGGCTCCGCAGAGTGGACCACATTTTCTGAGGGGGAACGACAAGTGCTGAACCCTGACGCTAGTGCCAGTCTGCAGCAGAGTGTGGCCAGGTCTGCGAGGCTGAGCGAGGTCTCCCTGCAGGACAGTGCTCTTTCCCAGCTCATCGATGCTGTCTCTCTGGGCAATGGCGAGGACACCTATGGGTCCATCTCTGCACTGATTGGCCAGATTGATGTCACTGGAGAACAGAACAGCCTGACTGTGGTGTCCAACACTCCAGGAGTAAATGGTCATAACTTCACCTTGACCCTCGATGGGGTCTCACCCCCTGACACCCATGATGCCTTTGACACACCGCTGTTCTCCAGCCCGGAGACCACCGATCCAGCCATCTACACCATCCTTGATGAGGTGGTGCTGTCCCCGGTCTCTGTGTACAACCTCAATGAGCAGACCGTCCAGAACTTGGCCTTGGAGCCCAAGGAAAACACCTCTGTGGGCAGCCTAGACCCCTCCCCCACTAAGCCTCCACGCTCCCAAGGCTCTGTGCCTGGAGACAGTTGGACATCCCGCTGTCTTGAAACCCAATACAGCTGGGATCCAGCACGAGGTCCATGGAAGGGATTTGGGTTTGAGAAAGGCTGGGACTCGTTCTACAGTCCCTCGCCGATGGAGCAAGCGAAGGTGCCCTGGAGGTCAACCAGTGGCTGCACCAACAGCACCGCCTCTGACCGCTTCGTCCTGTGCCAGGACTCAGCCAACAGCAGCCTGATGGAGGTGGAAATAAATGTGGATGGAGACCCACAAGATGTCACACTGACCTCTCCTGGTTGGCGTCCTTGGTGGGCAGACCTGAACACCTCCCAAGGTTACCACATGGTGAATGGTGCCCCCATGAGACCATGCAGTGACTCCATCACCTGTGCCAGGACTGAGCAGCATCGTTCCGCTAATAGTCTCCATAAACATGGCGATTGTTCCCGTAATGGAGGCTGGGTCAGCAAAGGGTTCCAGCTTCCTGAGAGGACACATAAGTGCCACAGCACACAGTCCAGCAGTCCACCGTATGATTGGCCACGTTTCCATACGTCGGAGCACGCTACGGTGAGTCCTGACCTCACGGCCCACCTGCCAGGCCCCACCTACagccccgcccccagccccTGCATGTCCAAAAGCCTGGGTGACCTCACATCCGAGGACATCTCCTGCAACTTCCAGAGCAAATACAAGTTCATTAGTCGAAGCTTCAAGGCAGAGGGGACGGGGGGCAGGAAGCAGCCGGGCAGTCTGGCGGAAAGGTTGCCGTCAGCTGACCCTCTGACCGAGCAGCTGCGACGGTTAGTATCCTTTGATCAGGATGAGTGCTCCTCGCCTCACCCCTCCCCTCTGCCAGAGCACCCACGCGTGCTTTCCCGCAAGCTGTCGTCCCGCAGCCAGAGTCGCGTGCGCCACATCGCCAGCCGTGCCCGTGAGAGACAACAGGAGGTGGGCCAACCGCGGTTCGTCGGGACTCCGTGTGGTACCCGGGGAGTGGTGCTCCGCACCAAGGCCACTGCTCACCATCACCCTGCCAACAGGCACTCCACGGGCTCTTACATCATCAGGTACCTGGAGCAGCGGGAGGACCGCGGTCTGCCTGAGGGCTCCTGCACGACACCGCTCCTTGCTAAGGGGGATCGCTGCTGGGCTGGCGAAACAGCGCCCCCCGCTGACTGCTGCCAGCCCTCAGAACCTGAGGTCTACTTCCTGCTGAGACTCTAA